The following are encoded together in the Gopherus evgoodei ecotype Sinaloan lineage chromosome 17, rGopEvg1_v1.p, whole genome shotgun sequence genome:
- the LOC115636681 gene encoding zinc finger protein 34-like isoform X2, producing MAAVGPAQVGIIEQLLVGSCWWQKGSKAIGVFPLFKPDVISQLEQEEEPWAPDFQGSEEREILRGSCMSEGMVRETVEQTPQQEEEQLEAHGALLQRCKGSVSRCCEQGKGSQGQHRPEKRQGNQPVQKVGISVHYRETHKGLKEATAWQRILTGERNNTGFESGKKFRRCSHHQRIHTGVRPYGCCVCGKTFAQRSHLICHQKMHMGEKPRGCCECRKTFTRSSGLIRHQRIHTGEKPYGCCECGKTFTESSHLICHQRIHRGQRPYGCCDCGKTFTQHSNLIAHQRSHTREKPYKWYECGKTFSWHSALIKHWRIHTGEKPYNCREKPYGCCECGKTFAPKSGLITHQRIHTGEKPYECHECGKTFHHSFSLMYHQRRCKGDKHHENLV from the exons ATGGCTGCCGTGGGGCCAGCTCAGGTAGGGATTATCGAGCAGTTGCTGGTGGGCTCCTGTTGGTGGCAGAAAGGCAGTAAAGCCATAGGAG TGTTCCCACTTTTCAAACCCGATGtcatctcccagctggaacaagagGAAGAGCCGTGGGCCCCAGATTTCCAGggctcagaggaaagagagatcctgagaggCAGCTGCATGA gtgaGGGGATGGTGAGAGAGACTGTGGAGCAGACGCCTCAGCAGGAAGAGGAGCAACTGGAAGCACATGGGGCGTTGTTGCAAAGATGCAAAGGGAGTGTGTCCAGGTGTTGCGAGCAGGGAAAAGGCTCTCAGgggcagcacaggccagagaagcgTCAGGGGAACCAGCCAGTGCAGAAAGTTGGAATATCTGTTCACTATCGGGAAACTCACAAAGGCCTCAAGGAAGCCACGGCCTGGCAGAGAATCCTTACGGGAGAGAGAAATAACACGGGCTTTGAGAGTGGGAAAAAGTTCAGGAGGTGCTCAcaccatcagagaatccacactggagtgAGACCCTATGGATGCTGTGTgtgcgggaaaaccttcgctCAGCGCTCACACCTTATTTGCCATCAGAAGATGCACATGGGGGAGAAACCCCGTGGATGCTGTGAGTGCCGGAAAACCTTCACTCGGAGTTCAGGCCTTATTcgccatcagaggatccacacaggggagaaaccctatggatgctgtgagtgcgggaaaacctttaCTGAGAGCTCGCACCTTATTtgccatcagagaatccataggGGGCAGCGCCCCTATGGATGCTGTgactgtgggaaaaccttcactcagCATTCAAATCTCATTGCGCATCAGAGGAGTCACACAAgggagaaaccctataaatggtatgagtgtgggaaaaccttctctTGGCACTCAGCCCTTATAAAACATTGGAGgatccacacaggtgagaaacccTACAACTGCCGTGAGAAACCCTATGGATGCtgcgagtgtgggaaaaccttcgctCCGAAATCTGGCCTTATtacacatcagaggatccacacaggggagaaaccctatgaatgccatgagtgcgggaaaaccttccaTCACAGCTTTTCTCTTATGTATCACCAGAGAAGGTGCAAGGGAGATAAACACCATGAAAATCTTGTCTAG
- the LOC115636681 gene encoding zinc finger protein 436-like isoform X4 has protein sequence MPCLRVVELWGTPFQTAKPREGMVRETVEQTPQQEEEQLEAHGALLQRCKGSVSRCCEQGKGSQGQHRPEKRQGNQPVQKVGISVHYRETHKGLKEATAWQRILTGERNNTGFESGKKFRRCSHHQRIHTGVRPYGCCVCGKTFAQRSHLICHQKMHMGEKPRGCCECRKTFTRSSGLIRHQRIHTGEKPYGCCECGKTFTESSHLICHQRIHRGQRPYGCCDCGKTFTQHSNLIAHQRSHTREKPYKWYECGKTFSWHSALIKHWRIHTGEKPYNCREKPYGCCECGKTFAPKSGLITHQRIHTGEKPYECHECGKTFHHSFSLMYHQRRCKGDKHHENLV, from the exons ATGCCCTGTCTCAGAGTGGTGGAGCTGTGGGGAACACCCTTCCAAACAGCAAAGCCTC gtgaGGGGATGGTGAGAGAGACTGTGGAGCAGACGCCTCAGCAGGAAGAGGAGCAACTGGAAGCACATGGGGCGTTGTTGCAAAGATGCAAAGGGAGTGTGTCCAGGTGTTGCGAGCAGGGAAAAGGCTCTCAGgggcagcacaggccagagaagcgTCAGGGGAACCAGCCAGTGCAGAAAGTTGGAATATCTGTTCACTATCGGGAAACTCACAAAGGCCTCAAGGAAGCCACGGCCTGGCAGAGAATCCTTACGGGAGAGAGAAATAACACGGGCTTTGAGAGTGGGAAAAAGTTCAGGAGGTGCTCAcaccatcagagaatccacactggagtgAGACCCTATGGATGCTGTGTgtgcgggaaaaccttcgctCAGCGCTCACACCTTATTTGCCATCAGAAGATGCACATGGGGGAGAAACCCCGTGGATGCTGTGAGTGCCGGAAAACCTTCACTCGGAGTTCAGGCCTTATTcgccatcagaggatccacacaggggagaaaccctatggatgctgtgagtgcgggaaaacctttaCTGAGAGCTCGCACCTTATTtgccatcagagaatccataggGGGCAGCGCCCCTATGGATGCTGTgactgtgggaaaaccttcactcagCATTCAAATCTCATTGCGCATCAGAGGAGTCACACAAgggagaaaccctataaatggtatgagtgtgggaaaaccttctctTGGCACTCAGCCCTTATAAAACATTGGAGgatccacacaggtgagaaacccTACAACTGCCGTGAGAAACCCTATGGATGCtgcgagtgtgggaaaaccttcgctCCGAAATCTGGCCTTATtacacatcagaggatccacacaggggagaaaccctatgaatgccatgagtgcgggaaaaccttccaTCACAGCTTTTCTCTTATGTATCACCAGAGAAGGTGCAAGGGAGATAAACACCATGAAAATCTTGTCTAG
- the LOC115636681 gene encoding zinc finger protein 34-like isoform X3, which produces MPCLRVVELWGTPFQTAKPLFPLFKPDVISQLEQEEEPWAPDFQGSEEREILRGSCMTGEGMVRETVEQTPQQEEEQLEAHGALLQRCKGSVSRCCEQGKGSQGQHRPEKRQGNQPVQKVGISVHYRETHKGLKEATAWQRILTGERNNTGFESGKKFRRCSHHQRIHTGVRPYGCCVCGKTFAQRSHLICHQKMHMGEKPRGCCECRKTFTRSSGLIRHQRIHTGEKPYGCCECGKTFTESSHLICHQRIHRGQRPYGCCDCGKTFTQHSNLIAHQRSHTREKPYKWYECGKTFSWHSALIKHWRIHTGEKPYNCREKPYGCCECGKTFAPKSGLITHQRIHTGEKPYECHECGKTFHHSFSLMYHQRRCKGDKHHENLV; this is translated from the exons ATGCCCTGTCTCAGAGTGGTGGAGCTGTGGGGAACACCCTTCCAAACAGCAAAGCCTC TGTTCCCACTTTTCAAACCCGATGtcatctcccagctggaacaagagGAAGAGCCGTGGGCCCCAGATTTCCAGggctcagaggaaagagagatcctgagaggCAGCTGCATGA caggtgaGGGGATGGTGAGAGAGACTGTGGAGCAGACGCCTCAGCAGGAAGAGGAGCAACTGGAAGCACATGGGGCGTTGTTGCAAAGATGCAAAGGGAGTGTGTCCAGGTGTTGCGAGCAGGGAAAAGGCTCTCAGgggcagcacaggccagagaagcgTCAGGGGAACCAGCCAGTGCAGAAAGTTGGAATATCTGTTCACTATCGGGAAACTCACAAAGGCCTCAAGGAAGCCACGGCCTGGCAGAGAATCCTTACGGGAGAGAGAAATAACACGGGCTTTGAGAGTGGGAAAAAGTTCAGGAGGTGCTCAcaccatcagagaatccacactggagtgAGACCCTATGGATGCTGTGTgtgcgggaaaaccttcgctCAGCGCTCACACCTTATTTGCCATCAGAAGATGCACATGGGGGAGAAACCCCGTGGATGCTGTGAGTGCCGGAAAACCTTCACTCGGAGTTCAGGCCTTATTcgccatcagaggatccacacaggggagaaaccctatggatgctgtgagtgcgggaaaacctttaCTGAGAGCTCGCACCTTATTtgccatcagagaatccataggGGGCAGCGCCCCTATGGATGCTGTgactgtgggaaaaccttcactcagCATTCAAATCTCATTGCGCATCAGAGGAGTCACACAAgggagaaaccctataaatggtatgagtgtgggaaaaccttctctTGGCACTCAGCCCTTATAAAACATTGGAGgatccacacaggtgagaaacccTACAACTGCCGTGAGAAACCCTATGGATGCtgcgagtgtgggaaaaccttcgctCCGAAATCTGGCCTTATtacacatcagaggatccacacaggggagaaaccctatgaatgccatgagtgcgggaaaaccttccaTCACAGCTTTTCTCTTATGTATCACCAGAGAAGGTGCAAGGGAGATAAACACCATGAAAATCTTGTCTAG
- the LOC115636681 gene encoding zinc finger protein 34-like isoform X1 has translation MAAVGPAQVGIIEQLLVGSCWWQKGSKAIGVFPLFKPDVISQLEQEEEPWAPDFQGSEEREILRGSCMTGEGMVRETVEQTPQQEEEQLEAHGALLQRCKGSVSRCCEQGKGSQGQHRPEKRQGNQPVQKVGISVHYRETHKGLKEATAWQRILTGERNNTGFESGKKFRRCSHHQRIHTGVRPYGCCVCGKTFAQRSHLICHQKMHMGEKPRGCCECRKTFTRSSGLIRHQRIHTGEKPYGCCECGKTFTESSHLICHQRIHRGQRPYGCCDCGKTFTQHSNLIAHQRSHTREKPYKWYECGKTFSWHSALIKHWRIHTGEKPYNCREKPYGCCECGKTFAPKSGLITHQRIHTGEKPYECHECGKTFHHSFSLMYHQRRCKGDKHHENLV, from the exons ATGGCTGCCGTGGGGCCAGCTCAGGTAGGGATTATCGAGCAGTTGCTGGTGGGCTCCTGTTGGTGGCAGAAAGGCAGTAAAGCCATAGGAG TGTTCCCACTTTTCAAACCCGATGtcatctcccagctggaacaagagGAAGAGCCGTGGGCCCCAGATTTCCAGggctcagaggaaagagagatcctgagaggCAGCTGCATGA caggtgaGGGGATGGTGAGAGAGACTGTGGAGCAGACGCCTCAGCAGGAAGAGGAGCAACTGGAAGCACATGGGGCGTTGTTGCAAAGATGCAAAGGGAGTGTGTCCAGGTGTTGCGAGCAGGGAAAAGGCTCTCAGgggcagcacaggccagagaagcgTCAGGGGAACCAGCCAGTGCAGAAAGTTGGAATATCTGTTCACTATCGGGAAACTCACAAAGGCCTCAAGGAAGCCACGGCCTGGCAGAGAATCCTTACGGGAGAGAGAAATAACACGGGCTTTGAGAGTGGGAAAAAGTTCAGGAGGTGCTCAcaccatcagagaatccacactggagtgAGACCCTATGGATGCTGTGTgtgcgggaaaaccttcgctCAGCGCTCACACCTTATTTGCCATCAGAAGATGCACATGGGGGAGAAACCCCGTGGATGCTGTGAGTGCCGGAAAACCTTCACTCGGAGTTCAGGCCTTATTcgccatcagaggatccacacaggggagaaaccctatggatgctgtgagtgcgggaaaacctttaCTGAGAGCTCGCACCTTATTtgccatcagagaatccataggGGGCAGCGCCCCTATGGATGCTGTgactgtgggaaaaccttcactcagCATTCAAATCTCATTGCGCATCAGAGGAGTCACACAAgggagaaaccctataaatggtatgagtgtgggaaaaccttctctTGGCACTCAGCCCTTATAAAACATTGGAGgatccacacaggtgagaaacccTACAACTGCCGTGAGAAACCCTATGGATGCtgcgagtgtgggaaaaccttcgctCCGAAATCTGGCCTTATtacacatcagaggatccacacaggggagaaaccctatgaatgccatgagtgcgggaaaaccttccaTCACAGCTTTTCTCTTATGTATCACCAGAGAAGGTGCAAGGGAGATAAACACCATGAAAATCTTGTCTAG